From the genome of Biomphalaria glabrata chromosome 1, xgBioGlab47.1, whole genome shotgun sequence, one region includes:
- the LOC106068688 gene encoding trichohyalin-like, which translates to MAASEVEIKPKTKKVKNYTDVDNYKPSKHVTYLKNTLGAILPQCLHEVCQKRPRDPIEFIALCLYKSVDCELYFYEKAIFSKELQLMALELKKENAVRQSNIEKIKKKIAELKVLLRGDKKIEALLWMEARKKSSLVAEEEEEEEEHKGSVNTLLPQPEDEILPLSPELTTSGEHDVTSKSDEISPKKTIFAKMRKISMKKPPKMRPKKLSQVHHKKPSMSLSESSVTDHESLTEETSTKSKISSSDVSVLTTSEPESESLVSEDEKRSSLDHHKTKHKKFMKKGSGSSVDQGSSSTVGHKVVTKSSRYPRTSRHDVRMDISKRKFKPVVKIKRKLKAADSKRAIYRIRSLEAKESKKFKKRSRTAMSKTDRGRPDLDVSDDLLKPKTKKRASSIFSYVTPKQEIHEPLSPKIAKKPTIRKTFRGRRIAGSLSDKTIKMQEKDTTPLLEEPPKQEETKQKKKKSKVKSLDIEAYTRDESPDISKKKKKRISSPKGAKAALGESDKDFKFEKDRQEDYLTSPSKPKRKKKPVKGSALSITPDLAHKKDRRESRMLEAPTDATQRHKKKTKSMRELMTDIEMEQIKKSIKEKDKSEAPEKIKKKAGPSSDVSDTDDYQKKKKATKAGTQGESADEEVAKEPTKKRRKSKEKETDLDVMTDLSSDHERDFPDKTKRVDKYLVDSTDEKGVPTKSRRASKAKEIVRDESDQDVDRVVGKKQEKEKDQPQTMRGSRFDSAASVSQATGKKTTLEDRRISKQKTSEDVKKKKELRDKADVEEDSSKMKEDKTQRYREKDKEKDIQKERVQESMLESEDEELPTKMKKGEAKSRKSKAKPQEEFEPGEKRRIFKEKEQDERESSGPDVAEEVTRTQRKKSDQKSYKSKENLPSVGSGVWDKEETQASKKTSDKRPLKDRDIEEDTQKEDYKDSTLGEDGLYKKKKGKKSRERLAESVEEPILREETTVVDQSNKVLEDQRFHAISDYDVPKEVDRLEPKDSDEESYPRKQKKVKQTDKGERMGKEEQKRRDYLDRSESDIGEEESPQKTKDEQTFRLEEEARDEQGKFESGLDDDDAYSRMQKAEKKMPSKGEETDSEVEEEESSKKKKSHRKSNRKGAESQEMAQKRRDDEKSTLDSDVGEEEMSPKKTKDDKKSRQKTEEKGEEPQRKKEKRGTLDSEIDEEEIPHKKTKDDKKSRQKAEERGEELHRKKEKRGTLDSDIDEEESPPKKTKDVKKTHQKHEETDEDASKRREERRSLDSDLVEEESFPRTKTEDKKTHRKSEEHEESAHKRKGLMDSDASEEEFYPKKPKHEKKARLQDDDKEEYVEFKKREVLEKSYSEIYSDDEEVVKRKRKALKKAEKEAEGLDIKKKEERPTKRDKIDIESEDFPASEDDKETRTKKKKDKRERRGSTDENEERLSKLRKEDELISTSKTEESTSRKKRRDKSKPIEEEETPRYADTARDREDDEGSQKKMKRKKDSDGKSRSLKTSDLLDDDAIAASETKKSLDDRETLKHKRHPRKGPIEEDLSSDYDMQDIERKISEPSKPKGLSDSEQLQKYKKQKEKQAEEEEAEFGRSETKKEPKKKPTTSGRYAERGITSPKLSVPPSETDSALTSEEFDRDDSEEEKYKKKKRKAGSKRDEEDDRRRDDEDDRRRESFDFDAKRLRAEDDEALRSDGVLLKKKSSYLVPDDDYQKGFLGDPKKRKRRASRMFTPIQCEWYLDKPRVLVCRHPILGEIRSHQPLLYSVLDTPYFWDHEEFNCQVFYEHEIYSVCDPGYDDTEYKDRLMEWHEEDWA; encoded by the exons gTTTTGCTCAGGGGAGATAAGAAAATCGAAGCCTTGCTTTGGATGGAAGCCAGAAAAAAATCCTCTCTCGTAGCtgaggaggaggaggaagaaGAGGAACACAAGGGCTCAGTCAACACTTTACTACCACAGCCGGAAGATGAAATACTACCGTTGTCCCCGGAGTTAACAACATCGGGAGAACACGATGTGACCTCAAAATCCGACGAGATTTCTCCCAAAAAAACGATTTTCGCCAAAATGAGAAAAATTTCGATGAAAAAGCCTCCAAAAATGCGTCCTAAGAAACTTTCTCAGGTGCATCATAAGAAGCCGTCCATGAGCCTTTCCGAGTCTTCAGTCACGGACCACGAGTCTCTAACAGAGGAAACTTCGACCAAGTCCAAGATCAGTAGCAGCGATGTATCCGTGCTAACTACCTCAGAGCCCGAGTCCGAGTCGCTTGTATCGGAAGATGAAAAAAGGTCGAGTCTAGATCATCATAAGACGAAACACAAAAagttcatgaaaaaaggttcaGGATCGTCCGTAGATCAGGGTTCATCGTCCACCGTCGGACACAAAGTAGTCACTAAAAGCTCGAGGTACCCGCGAACCTCTAGACACGATGTCCGCATGGATATaagcaaaagaaaattcaaacCAGTAGTAAAAATAAAGAGGAAACTTAAAGCAGCAGACTCAAAGCGTGCCATTTATAGAATCAGGAGCCTTGAGGCCAAAGAAagcaaaaagtttaaaaaaagaagtcgGACGGCAATGTCTAAAACAGATCGGGGTAGGCCAGATCTCGACGTCTCAGACGATCTTCTTAAACCAAAAACGAAAAAAAGAGCGAGCAGTATTTTTAGTTATGTGACTCCTAAACAAGAAATTCACGAGCCTCTTTCCCCAAAAATTGCTAAAAAGCCCACTATTAGAAAAACCTTCAGAGGCCGGCGAATCGCAGGAAGTCTTTcagataaaacaataaaaatgcaAGAGAAAGACACCACCCCACTTCTGGAAGAACCTCCAAAACAAGAGGAAactaaacagaagaaaaaaaagtcaaaagtgAAGTCTTTAGATATTGAGGCTTATACTCGAGATGAATCTCCAGACatatctaaaaaaaagaaaaaaaggatttcTTCACCAAAGGGCGCTAAAGCTGCATTAGGGGAGAGTGACAaggattttaaatttgaaaaagacAGGCAGGAAGATTATTTGACTAGCCCCTCAAAACCGAAACGCAAGAAAAAGCCAGTCAAGGGCTCAGCTCTTTCAATAACACCAGATCTAGCTCATAAAAAGGATAGAAGAGAAAGCAGAATGCTTGAAGCACCGACCGATGCAACTCAAAGGCACAAGAAAAAGACCAAATCTATGAGAGAACTAATGACTGATATTGAGATGGAACaaattaaaaagtcaattaaAGAAAAGGACAAATCTGAGGCACCGgagaaaattaaaaagaagGCTGGTCCTTCGTCTGACGTTTCAGATACTGACGattatcaaaagaaaaaaaaagcgactaAAGCTGGGACCCAAGGTGAATCCGCGGATGAAGAAGTAGCAAAAGAGCCAACCAAAAAAAGACGAAAATCGAAAGAAAAAGAGACTGATCTCGATGTCATGACCGACTTATCCTCGGACCATGAGCGAGATTTCCCTGACAAAACGAAAAGGGTAGACAAATATCTAGTAGACTCCACAGATGAAAAAGGTGTGCCAACAAAGTCAAGACGAGCATCGAAAGCTAAAGAGATTGTTCGCGATGAATCTGACCAAGACGTTGACAGAGTTGTAGGCAAGaagcaagagaaagagaaggaccAACCTCAGACTATGAGAGGGAGTCGATTCGATTCTGCTGCTTCCGTCAGTCAAGCGACTGGTAAAAAGACAACACTTGAAGACAGGCGTATTTCAAAGCAAAAAACAAGTgaagatgttaaaaaaaaaaaagagctacgAGACAAAGCGGACGTCGAAGAGGATTCTTCTAAAATGAAAGAAGACAAGACGCAGCGCTATagagaaaaagataaagagaaagatattCAAAAGGAAAGAGTACAGGAGAGCATGTTAGAGTCGGAAGACGAAGAACTGcctacaaaaatgaaaaaagggGAAGCCAAATCTCGAAAAAGCAAAGCAAAACCTCAGGAAGAGTTCGAACCAGGAGAAAAGCGAAGGATATTcaaagagaaagaacaagatGAAAGAGAGAGTTCGGGGCCAGACGTTGCCGAGGAAGTAACTCGGACACAAAGGAAAAAATCGGATCAAAAAAGTTACAAAAGTAAGGAAAATCTTCCAAGTGTTGGTTCTGGCGTATGGGATAAGGAAGAGACACAGGCTTCAAAGAAAACATCGGATAAAAGACCCTTGAAGGATAGAGACATTGAAGAGGATACACAGAAAGAAGACTACAAAGACAGTACTCTGGGTGAAGATGGCCTttacaagaaaaagaaagggaaaaaatccCGTGAGAGATTAGCAGAAAGTGTTGAAGAACCAATTCTGAGAGAAGAAACCACAGTTGTAGATCAATCTAACAAAGTCCTAGAAGACCAAAGATTTCACGCAATATCCGATTACGATGTTCCGAAAGAAGTGGATAGATTAGAACCTAAAGATAGCGATGAAGAGTCCTATCCACgtaaacaaaagaaagttaaaCAAACTGACAAAGGCGAAAGAATGGGAAAGGAGGAGCAAAAACGAAGAGACTACCTGGACAGATCTGAGTCTGACATTGGAGAAGAAGAGTCtccacaaaaaacaaaagacgaACAAACATTTCGTCTCGAAGAAGAAGCTAGAGATGAACAAGGAAAATTCGAATCTGGTTTAGATGACGACGATGCTTATTCAAGAATGCAAAAAGCCGAAAAAAAGATGCCTAGCAAAGGTGAAGAAACTGATTCTGAAGTTGAAGAAGAGGAATcttcaaagaagaaaaaatctcATAGAAAGTCGAATCGCAAAGGTGCTGAAAGCCAAGAAATGGCTCAAAAACGACGCGATGACGAAAAGAGTACATTGGACTCTGATGTTGGTGAAGAAGAAATGTCCCCCAAAAAGACAAAGGATGACAAAAAGTCACGTCAGAAAACAGAGGAAAAAGGGGAAGAAccccaaagaaaaaaagaaaaaaggggtACATTAGACTCCGAAATTGATGAAGAAGAAATCCCCCACAAAAAGACCAAGGATGACAAAAAGTCACGCCAGAAAGCCGAAGAAagaggggaagaactccatagaaaaaaagaaaaaagaggtaCATTAGACTCTGACATTGATGAAGAAGAAAGTCCCCCAAAAAAGACAAAGGATGTCAAAAAGACACACCAGAAACATGAAGAAACTGATGAAGATGCTTCTAAACGCAGGGAAGAAAGACGTAGCTTAGATTCTGACTTAGTCGAAGAAGAATCTTTTCCTAGAACGAAAACAGAAGATAAAAAAACGCATCGCAAAAGTGAAGAACATGAAGAAAGTGCCCACAAACGAAAAGGTTTAATGGACTCCGATGCTAGCGAAGAAGAATTCTACCCAAAAAAGCCCAAGCATGAAAAAAAGGCACGTCTTCAAGACGACGATAAGGAAGAATatgtagaatttaaaaaaagagaagtcCTAGAAAAGTCCTATTCTGAAATATATAGTGATGATGAGGAAGTcgtcaaaagaaaaagaaaagctttgAAGAAAGCAGAGAAAGAAGCCGAAGGTTTGGATatcaagaaaaaagaagaaagaccaACTAAACGAGACAAGATAGACATCGAATCAGAGGATTTCCCTGCGTCGGAAGACGACAAAGAGACCCgaacaaaaaagaagaaagataaaagagAAAGGCGAGGTAGTACCGATGAAAATGAGGAAAGACTTTCGAAACTCAGAAAAGAAGACGAGCTTATCAGTACATCTAAAACTGAGGAATCGACAAGCCGAAAAAAGCGACGTGATAAGTCCAAACCAATTGAAGAGGAAGAGACGCCGCGCTACGCTGACACGGCTCGAGACAGAGAAGATGATGAGGGCTCGCAGAAAAAGATGAAACGCAAAAAAGATTCCGACGGGAAATCTAGAAGTCTCAAAACTTCAGACCTCTTGGACGACGACGCGATTGCCGCAAGCGAAACGAAGAAATCATTGGATGACAGAGAAACGCTCAAGCATAAAAGGCATCCGAGGAAAGGCCCAATAGAAGAAGACCTGTCCAGCGACTACGACATGCAAGACATAGAGAGGAAAATTAGCGAACCGTCGAAACCCAAAGGACTTTCAGACAGTGAGCAGCTGCAAAAATACAAGAAGCAAAAGGAAAAACAAGCCGAGGAAGAAGAAGCTGAATTCGGAAGAtctgaaacaaaaaaggaaCCCAAGAAAAAACCCACAACCTCAGGTAGATATGCAGAAAGAGGGATCACATCACCAAAGTTATCAGTACCACCGAGCGAAACCGATTCGGCACTGACCTCTGAAGAGTTTGACCGAGATGACTCTGAAGaagaaaagtataaaaagaagaagaggaaggcCGGAAGCAAGAGAGATGAGGAGGATGACCGCAGGAGGGATGACGAGGATGACCGCAGGAGGGAATCGTTTGACTTCGACGCCAAGAGGCTTCGGGCGGAAGACGACGAAGCACTGCGCAGTGACGGAGTtttattgaaaaagaaatccaGCTACCTGGTACCGGATGATGACTATCAAAAAGGTTTCTTGGGAGACCCAAAGAAGCGTAAGAGACGAGCTTCCAGAATGTTCACGCCGATTCAGTGTGAATGGTATCTGGACAAGCCCCGTGTATTGGTGTGCCGGCATCCAATTTTGGGAGAAATACGGTCCCACCAACCGTTACTGTACTCAGTATTAG ATACTCCTTACTTCTGGGACCATGAAGAATTCAACTGCCAGGTCTTCTATGAACATGAGATCTACAGTGTCTGCGACCCTGGCTACGACGACACCGAGTACAAGGACCGTCTGATGGAGTGGCACGAGGAAGACTGGGCCTga